The DNA sequence TCGAGCACACGTCAATGTTTAAGTCTGTCTTGGGGGAAGCCTCAGCATTTAGGGCATCCTGGTCCACAACCAATTTTACTGATGGAAGGtaggcaaacagacacacttgAGGATAAAGCCAAGAGAAGTCTGTGGTAGGTAGGTGCCATTATACAAACATTCTAGTCCCACCACCCTCACTTCTCATTTAGGCCTATACTCTTCATCACCTCTACTCCCTGGCCTGCTCTCGTACATTGACGGGTATAAGCTTAGCCCAGTCGTAGCCATCTGTGCACAAGAACACATGGTTTCACCGTACTCATCATGTGTGCAGAAGATTGAAGTCAcgccaaccccaaccccaacggCAAACAGCAAAGGGAAGCTTCTCAGTAAACGTTGAGCTTACCTGATGTCATTTTGCTGGGGAGGTTTCTTCTGTCCAACCAGGTTCACTTGTTTGACTTGCACAGGCTTTTCCTCtctacaaaacacaaacacaaacacagcattaGAGACACATTGGTATTCCTAGTGGTCTGTTGAACTTATGTTGACATACCATTGATCTTCACAAGGGGATGACCCATATACTCATATTTATAGCACACCTAGCAAAAATTAGCCCATGTGGCCCACATGTGGCCCACATGTGGCCCACAGTCATCCCCCATTTAGTGCAGTGTGCATGAAAGCATGTTCTCGGGTCATAAAGAATGTCACTGTTCACTCTTAAAATGATTTTACAGAGCTGTCTCCGCTTTAAAGCCGCACAATATCCAATTACTCTGCTTTACTGGTGTATTATATTGTATAACGTTAGTGTACTGAGAGCAATTACTTTTAAGCTAACTGCTTGTCGTATAGAGTGATCCCTAAGGTTATCCTCACCGTAAACATGACACAGCAAAACAGCGCTACCATTCGAAGGGGCCTGATGACATACTGCTTTATCAATTTTAAATTAGCTTTCCCTGAGAGAAGTGGCTACTGTCAACCCTTTAGTCAGAGCAATGAAATGTTCTAACCCTATACTCTAACCCAAGCTGTACCCGAAAATTGATTCCCAGATTATTAAATAAGCATATTGATCCCTAGCAGCCCAATTTTGGCCTTTATCTGTCTCTGGGTCCAGGGTGTAGTTTGTTTTCCCCCTCCTTATGATGTAAGGAACAGGTGGAGGGCACACTATTTAACTCAAAGTTCCAAGCTTCACATAAGACACACAGGAGGCCTCTTAGAAGTGAAATGCACTGTTGTCTCCGCCTCCCCTCTATTGCTATTCACAGTTCACCTgtgcactgtgtctgtgtctatattTGTATCGTTTGatcgttttctttatttttatttttattttatttatgggACTGCGTTCTTCTGTGATTGTGGCGATCAGAGAGAACCGTCTCAGAGAACCCGCAGTGTTTCCCAGGGAACTAGAGAAGAGACTACAGATCAGTGGAACAACCTGAAGGAAAGGTGTTTTGAGAGATGTCATTCTCCGACAGCATTTATGGAAATCTACTCACGCAAGGTGAGTAAGCGTgagtagatttgtgtgtgtgtgtgtgtgtgtgtgtgtgtgtgtgtgtgtgtgtgtgtgtgtgtgtgtgtatgaatgaaatacaataaCACAAAGgatcaaatcaaataaagacCGTGTCAAAGAAGTCATGTGTAAATGAAACAGCAAAGGCatcatgcaaaaaaaatgtgCGTCTAACTGGCTCTAGAGCACGACTATGCACGAGTATGACTATACTGTAACTCCCTTGAACACTCCCcacagtaaaaagagagagagagagagagagagagagagagagagacgcaggcCTCCCATTCGTCTTTGGGCAGCCTGCGAAAAGCTCATCAGTGAAATGATATGAGCTTCATGGTTCAGTGGAGCTTCAGCGTTACTCCAAAACACCCGTCAGCACACAGGGCTGAGTCAAGGCTGAGCTGTCCTGTCTCTCTACTGTACCACAGAGCGCACAGCATCTCCTCAACCAGCCGTCCATGCAGTCCATGGGAGAAAGGTGAGtggcacacacccacccaagaAGACCCTGGTTAGAGCGACTTATGACGGGCCACgaaaaataaacaatacataACGGCAATGACAACAAGTATACTAAGACTAAGCCACTATGACGAGTACTATTATTATATTCAttgaagagatttttttttctccaaaggACCTCACTACAGATGAGGCATTTTATCTTCTGTGAGAATGAGAACGAAGAAGACCCTGGTTAGAGCGACTTACGACGGGCCACGGAAAATAAACAATACATAACGTCAACGACAACAAGTATACTAAGACTTCTGTGAGAATGAGTCCCtgaccaacaacaacaagcacctGAGCAACAAGAGGAAGCTTGCACAAGGACACAAGTCAAGTAATTGTAGTAGATTAGATCTGACACAGTAAATGCATCACGTTTGCACTGTATTGACTTTAGGAGAGTTGGATTGACAAGCCTGGAACTTGTTTCAGTGATGGCACAGACTGCCGGCCAGCCTACAGTAAATGTGATTGACGCCGGCGCATCCAGAGATGCTGTACTCCAAAAGCTGCATCTCTGCAGCAGCGATTCCCAAAGATTGGCACAGAGGGAATAGAAAAGAGAACAGAGGCCTACCAATCCCTGGGGTTTCCCCTGTTGAATGATGTTTCCCCCAACAGTCTCACCAAACATGGCAAAGAGCAAAGATGTGTGTCCACATCCATTTTtttagaaagagaaagaagtaaagaaaagaagagagggagaaaccaagaacagagaaaaagaaaaaaaacagaaaatggagaaagagggagagagactgtgtgagagTCTAACAGAGAAagggaatcagagagagagtaagggagagagagaaggagaaagaaggagagagaagagcaggatTAACTCTGTTCTGTTGACACCAGCCTCTGTCTCCCGCTGATCAGGTGGCTGTCTCTTCTGTCACCCCAGCAGGCAACAGAAGGTGAGAAATCACACACTGAACAATCTGCAAAGTTTCTGTTTCCCAAAAAAGCAATATCAGTATCGCCAGTACCCCTTCAGGGTATAAACATACAACATGTGTCAGATGatcagatatagcctaccaccTGAATCGAGAGAATCTGCATTAAGGTGGGGTTATGGCTTTGTTGTAGACCATATACTGTGGGGTCTATATTTGAATGCCAGGCTGTTACTCCACAAGCTAACCCACAAAACCCAGATGAGATGGAACAGTGTGTCCCAGAATTCCAGTCCAATCGTGAGCCGTGCGGAACGGTAAGGCATACGCCATGTGCTGATGATGGTTCAATGAAGATTGAGTGGCTAGGGTAAGAGAGCAATAGATTTCCGTTCTAGCTGGTATGAGAAAATCACATTAGCGGAATGTGCGTTAAATATGAGCCAAGGAAAATAGGGACATAAATGGAATAAGGTATGGTGATATACTGTCTGAACCCCAAGATGTAGTCTAAGATATAACATGTAAAAATAACTGTCCTAAACCCTAGAAATCCTGGTAGGCTATAACCAACTTTCGCTCTCAGATTGGTCTCCAATAACGAATAATCATCCGCAGGGAGTATATGGGAATATTAATCGTTATGAAATATTAAGTAAGCCAAGTAGCTTTTAGGTTCGCGTTCAGCTTCAAAAATGCAAAGCCAGGTAAAAGTCCACTGTGTGGAAATGACGTTATACGCTGACCGTCTTCTCCAAAATTGCAATGTATAATATTTTCTGTaaagagactcacacacaggatACTCTGATGAGGGTGATATTGTCTTTGCTGTGTGCTAGAAATCTCATATCCCAATCAGAATATTCGTGAAGCTATAACCAACACTGATATCATTATGAAGACTCGTATCGTCACATGTgagaatgtaggctacttttcaaTGCTAGGACATCCAGCTGGCTACGGCTATCGCACGAGATCACAGCAGGCTACCGAACTCCGGTCATCCGGTCTATTCTATTTACAGTTCCCATCCGTCTGAGGGAAGGAAGGGCTGCCTGGATTTAAAATATCCAGTGGTCACGACGATGAAAAGCCACCAGGTTAAGAAATGACTAAGACGGCAGGTACTGCAACATCAAACCTTAAAGGTGTTCCATGCGCACCTGTGCTTAGGCCTATACATGAGGCCAACCTAGAAAGTGATCACAGTGGGGGGTAATTTATTCTGTGAGAaataaagataaagataaaTGAGATGGCACATAGAGAGGAGATAACGAATTGCTAGCAGAGCACCAGCTGGTACATTTTCAACCACACCCCTATAGCTTACTAAAGAATTCTGAATCAAATGAGATTTGGGGCACTAGAGACCTGCAACGGAATCCATAGATATCTTCCGGTTGCTACAATGTTGTTGCTCTAGGATTTACAAGCATACTGTTGGTGGATGTTAGGCTTAAAGTGTTCTCTATGGTAGAccataaaatatattttgtacGGTATTTTAGGGAAACGTTTGTATTGAGTTTGTGTTGAATGGATAAGTAGGCAAGGTGGGTTTTAAGAATAGACTATAAGGAGCTAATATTATGAAAACTCAGTCAAGCTCATAACGCCTCGATTCTCAACTAACCGATATAGCCTTATTATCTCTTAGGATGACACACCCCTTCCCTCTGAACCAAGTTGCACCTGTGCCGTCACTGCCCGGTCTGATTTCTCACGCTACCCCATTCACTTCAGCAGAGGCAGCGACAGCCCTCTCCCTGTGCCACTACAAGCTATGaagaactatttttttttcacgacGGGTCTAGCCGGGCACGCTCAACATCACAATTGGGACACGCACATGGGATAACACACGCATGCCATCGAGTTACCTAAACTTGACGGGACTCGTAACCTCCCCAAGACAAGCCTCCGTTAGAAAAACTGGTAACATGGGTAAGGACTTATGCTTTAAGATACGCTAACATATCATAACACAGGATGTATAATTTCGCAAAACATCCACATACaacgaggagaggaaaggagatggggagagagggagataggggGACTGTGCAGCACCAGGTGCAGTTGTtaagtgtgtgcatatactgtaggtaaacCAAtacaacacactaacacacacacactttcaactgGGTGCACCCGTCCAAGCTTGTCCTGTGGATACAGCAACACCTCAGTCATAGACAGTCGGCAGCACAGGCTGTAACATCTCCCTACTGCCTACTGAGAGCAAATGATCTCCTCTTACTTTAACATGGcttcctccttgtcctcttcctccttctgccGAACTAGCACAGCCATAAtaattttcctctcctcctccgtaaGGTGGCTGAGGTCCGGCATCTCTGTCATCGAAGGCTGCCTTGTGGGTGGGCGAGGGCCGCCACGGGGCCCCACCGAGGCGGACATATTTTACCCCTCCTTGGTGGGTCGTATTATTGACAAAAAATCCCAGCGATCTAAGCCCACTGTTCACGACATAGTCCATAGGGAAATCGGCGGCTCTCGCAAGCGTTGCGACCCTTTCATGGTTGCGGGCACCCACGGTTGTGCTGCTCTTCCTATTCggctttttctcctctctctctcccccccaccccccgcccgcccgcctctaCCCTCCACCTCCAGTTATGGGTAGCCCATTGCTGCACTTGAGGCTGTCATTCGATGAAGGAGACTTGTTATTGTCCACAACCGAAGAGATGTCCCTGCCACCGATTCCCAGAGCTTGGACTCTTCGGAGCGTGAGGGGCGAGGCGGAGTCCGAGCAGAGCTCCCTGTTTtcgggggctgctgctgctgctgctgccgctgccgctgccgctgggAGGAGACGGAACAGTCAATGGGACCGCAGCCCCTCAAGCGCGCACCTCCTCTGTGCGGAGACGCGCACACTCATTTGAGAATGGGGGCTCACCAGACGTGCACATAGGctcctctttgctctctccAATCGTAGCGAGCTGACGACGCACCTCCCATCTACCACCACCCGCTCCACGCATCTTTCCACCCGCCGAGCTCGTGCATGAGCGCGGTGTCGTGCTTTAAGTGCCAGTCTGTACCGTGCCAGGGTCCAGTAGAAGGTGGACTCTAAGGATATTGGCTAATATTCCTtaatggatgtgtatgtgttccgTTCATAGGGGCAGGGATCAGTGCTTGTCCTATAGCCTAGTGCTCCTTCTCTGTGAGCCTGTATTTATGTTCAACGTCACCTGTTCGTCGTGAAGTATACCAAGATATACTtcacgaggggggggggggggggggggggggggtcaacacAGTATGATCAAAGCGGGCGAAATCAAAGTGAACGATTAAGCGGAGCCCCTTGGTTTCAGGACCATGGTCAGCGCTTGTCACGCAGACGCTAAGATCGTTATGGATTGGCTAAATAAAAACCGTATAATCGTGATTTATATTAACAAATCCAACTGAAGTCAAGTGTcctgtattttgtatatttgttttatATCTCATCTAACTGTTATCACCCAGGTGTATATTTTGGATGCAAAGTATCTTCACAAGAAAGacaattgtatgtgtgtgctttatatTCATTTAATTTTCTGAGGGTCAACACATAGTCGAGTCAACAGGGCAGTCCGACCAGGCTAACTAACATTTTCCCTTAATTGGAtttaacattacatttttaaaagttaGGCTGCATTATGGTTCAGATTTCTGGGGAAATGTAGAATAAGAAACCAAAGCGCTTTGAGTCAGTGCTTGCTGTTTATTACGTTAAATATACTATTCATGATTAAAGGAAGAGTGACTTCCATGAAATAACTTAATAACTTACGGTTTAATACCTGAACGTAATTGAACTCAAATCAGTTTTACTTTTAACAGTCCCAACTGAaaagggcttttattttgacacatctCCAAATGACGCTCTCGTGACGTATGAAAATCAAGTCAGATGTCTGTTCTTCCTATCgtgacaccaccaccacctgcaggaTCTTTGTAGCTGATCGGGGAGAATCGTATCCCTGTGGGTAAGCGCTGATATATGATGTGATCCACTGCATTTTGTATTGCACATTGTTGTTTCACATTTGTTTATGCCAACAGTGCATGGCGTTACAGTGACTCTTATGTCTCACGGCAAACCGTGTGTAGCTTCCGTGGTTATTTTGTTGCCTGAGCTGTTTACAGTAGCGTCAGCGACATGATTGCTCGATTCTGCCTGAATGCATGCACATTTAGGCCAATGTAGCATCAAATAAGCGTAATCACAGTCATAAACACGGCACTGCATTTCAGTGCTTGCCCCTTGCCCATCGCGATTTGAATAGAAAGATTTAGGCTACAGTGTGGCTCCTAATTTAAACAGACTTTATCTGTTCTGATACTATCTTATAACTctgaaatagtaggctatattacacAACATTACATCCCTTGAGTTGTATTTTAACAGAAGAAGTTTAACCAGCCATTTCAGACCGAGGTCCTTGCATGTGAAATTGTTCTAGCATTTGAAAGCATGATGTATATCTTTACCGCTATCATGAACAGCTTACTTGAAGTTTACTTTCTTCTACAAAAACACTCTCCCAAGTGTCCCTAGCGATCCCCGACAAGTGGCTGGAAGCATTCAATGCGAGTTTTTTAGTTTGGGTTATGAAAACTCAGTGACGACCGAGGCAACATTGTTTAGCAAAACATTAATAACGAacactctgtctccatctctctcgttaGCCATGTTGCCAGTAATCGCGGTCCATGGAGGGGCTGGGCACATTCCTAAGGAGCGAGCCGAGGTGTCCTGTGCAGGTGTGAGGGAGGCGGCCAGGGGTGGTTATAGCGTCCTCAGGGCCGGTGGCAGTGCCATGGACGCTGTGGTGGAGGCAGTGACCATGTTGGAGAACAACCCTTCTTACAACGCAGGTGAGCATGCAGCTGTgcaggcgcgcgcgcacacacacacacacacacacacacacacacacacacacacacacacacacacacacacacacacaggggtgcaTGATTCAGGAAATGTCACGATTCGATATTGATTTTTAAGCTCAAGATTAGGTCCCAAATCGATTTCAAAACATAGCATGGTTACTTTTCCCATATGATGCAGTAGATCAAGAAATCAACACATTTAGTAAGATTTGAGTAAGATGTCTTGTTTTCATTCTTGATGATAAAATAATGCATAGCCTGCCCCCTAACTGTCACCTGGGTCAATGTACACAATAGGGAATCATGTGATTGCCTTCTGATACTGATGCTGATTGAACAGGATGTAActtgaaggttgttgatatttcagtTCAAATGGAATCAAAtgacacccctctcctctcaaagTAACACTGTAGGTTCCAgtcttcacctctcctcctaaAGTAAAATGGTCGGCCCGAACTGTTGTTATACAGTGACAGGATGTGTAGGGCAGGCAACCTCACTAGCTTTACAAGCATGCATGCTAAATGGAGCGCTAGGATTAACCTGCGCCTTTAAATATGTGACTTGTACAGGTAGGTTATGCTTTAGGCACAATGctgcagtaggctatgttttcactACAATTCAGCTCGatattaggctacatgcaagactgatgtttaccgagaatgccatttttatttatatctCTTAGCACTGTCACCATAAGATGAAGGCCCTCCCCAAATATTTTTTGAATGACATGAGACACCCGCAAGATGAAGGGGTCTAATGCGAAATAGCAAGGTGTCGAACTATTTAGTACTGTAGGCCCACACCTAGACAGGCTTCATGGTTAAAATGATGAAAACCAGTAAGCTTAGTCTGCCACAGCTAACCTCAAgtagagtaggcctagcctactgtatacagGTCATTAATTAAATTCAATATCAGCAAAATCATGAGTTTGTCATTCCTATCGGAAAATCCCAACTGGGCAAACTCGACGCGAAGCCAAAACGACTAGGAACAACTAGGCTAACTAGGCTTTTTAAATCGATTTGTTGGCCTGAACTTGAATCAAACATTCTTTgcagctttcactttcaatgaaaccTGTTGCCATTCACAGGGGTCTGTTATACATAGTAGAGGACCTCCGAACGTTGACGTTGGGGCCAACTAGGCTACCTCAGAGCTCTGGGTTACTGGGTTGCTGAAGTACTTTTCATAATGTCAAGTAAAGAGTGCCCAGGCGTCAAGAGTGTGAAATAGATGCAGCGACATCTATGGGAATGGCAAGCTAAACTCATTTCAGGACAACAGTTTAAACGGCATTGCAAAAtggtgggaaaaaaaatatgagtCGATTTTGAATTGGTACAGTACAGCTTGAATCGCGATACAAATGTGGATCGCATTGCATTCTCGATGTTCTCTCCctgatatctctctctgtctatccattTCTCCAGCATACATTACAAGGCACATTCTCCCTTTCCTGTGACACCACACGTTAtctgcctctcactctctctgcccctcacccctctttccccctctctctctctctctctctctctctctctctctcacatcgcCATACTGTGAGAAATGACTCGGCGCTTGCCTTTGACGTGCAGGCCGGGGGTCCGTGCTGAACGTGAAGGGCGAGGTGGAGATGGACGCCATCGTCATGGACGGACGCACGCTGGCCAGCGGAGCGGTGTCGGCCGTCAGGAGGGTGGCTAACCCCGTGCAGCTCGCCAGGATGGTCATGGACAAGGtaacacatgaccacacacgcacacacacacacacacatacacacacacacacacacacacacacacacacacacacacacacacacacacacacacatacacatgcacgcatgtaaGCACTCAACACttatataagcacacacacagacacactcacagatgttGTACGTGACTAGGAGGAAGGTGGTAGAAGCAACAATACCCATCAATTTGATCTTCTTGCAAGTCTCAGTCGAACGAAGAGCTGTAATGTCAATGTCAAGTCAAAGTCAAAAGTCTAACTAGAGCTAATTTAATAACAGGGCTAGATCTGTTTGCTAATTTAAACCCATGAACAAGATCTGGAGCATAAATATTGCTGGGTCAGCTCAGGGCTTCCACAGGCCACATGATGGCTTTAGGTCATGCACAAGATACTTTGCCCACTGAGTGGACACTGTCCACTTTTCCCGTCATTTACATTGGGGAATCCATAAAATGTCATACAGATTTAATCGTCGAAAGTAGAGTTTAGAGATGTGTGTATTTCATGTTAAAGAAATTCCTGGGGTCTTTTATGAACAAGTAGGAGTACTTACGCAGGAGTGGCTATGTAACACTAAATGGTCTCTATCTGTTTTTATGGTCATCATCTTTTTTATCAGTCTTTACGTAGAGTTAGGGAAAATAATGTATATCCTTTCAGAGAACCGGATGATGCCACTAGCAAAACCTGTGAAACAATAGAGATAGAAGAATAAGAAcatagaaaaaaatagaatagaaaaatATATAGAGCAAAATCCTTGAGTTAAATGTAACTGCTGTGTGTATGGGAGTTGTGGTGTGGCCTCTCTGCAGGAACTCAATGGGCTccttcactctcacactctctgtctgtggtcCTCTTGTCTGTAGACCAACCACCTGTGTCTGACAGCTGAAGGGGCATCGCAGTTTGCCAGGGCTATGGGCATCCCCGAGGTGCCAGAGGAGTCTCTCATCACAGACTATGCCAGGATGCGCTGGAAGAAGAATCTGGCACCAGATGCCAACCCAGTGGAGTGTCAAATGTGAGGGCTGTAGCTTTTCACAAGTTACTTCACTGATGCCACTGCTTTCTGAAGGCAGGCTGTACCAGTGTTGACACGGTGTTTGTTTTGAAATTCACCACAAATGACTTTAGTTCAGTTTAACTTGGAGAGTGATCAGAAATAGGTCCTTTTTAAAATTATGTTTTGTAccatattaataaataaagtgtgtgtgtgtgtgtgtgtgtgtgt is a window from the Sardina pilchardus chromosome 18, fSarPil1.1, whole genome shotgun sequence genome containing:
- the asrgl1 gene encoding isoaspartyl peptidase/L-asparaginase; this encodes MLPVIAVHGGAGHIPKERAEVSCAGVREAARGGYSVLRAGGSAMDAVVEAVTMLENNPSYNAGRGSVLNVKGEVEMDAIVMDGRTLASGAVSAVRRVANPVQLARMVMDKTNHLCLTAEGASQFARAMGIPEVPEESLITDYARMRWKKNLAPDANPVECQMGKMGTVGAVAVDAEGNIACATSTGGMINKMEGRVGDTPCIGCGGYADNKVGAVSPTGHGEAIMKVVLSRLILFHMEQGKSAEEASDLGLAYMKERVEGLGGVVTVDPKGNWAARFSSLQMAWAAAQNEQLHYGLYVGEHFTESAREAP